GAATGGTCTGTACAATTTAAATGTGAGTTTTTTTTAAAATATTAATTTTCATATTTAGATATAACCATTTGATAAACGGCGCAAAAAGCGATGCAAAATTTGTTTTATAAAACTACTGTAATCAGTTAAATAGGGTGGGGGTTCATTTCATTTTACTTCTTTTTAATAAAGCTATTTTGTAAATAAAAAAGCCCCATTAAAATGAGGCTTTTTCTTTTTGTTGATCATTAAGCTTATTTAACGATATTCATATTTTTAGTCGCTGTAAAGCTATCAGTATTCATTCTTACAAAATAGGTTCCTTGACCTAAATCATTTGCATCGAATGTTACTTCATGTTTTCCTACATTAAATATATCATTAGTTACTTCAGCAACCTGTTCTCCTAACATATTATATACTCCAATTGTAACCTCTGTACTCTCCGGAACATAGAACTTAACAGTTGTTGTTCCATTGAATGGATTTGGTACATTTTGATATAATTTGTAAGCATCTGCTGATGTCGATCCTGAGACTATGATGTTAGATGCAATGC
This portion of the Flavobacteriales bacterium TMED191 genome encodes:
- a CDS encoding T9SS C-terminal target domain-containing protein, encoding MIGXTSFXGXNIALTVWGDDLTTTAKDGLAIGEKVTFKLWNSDMNTESTLVVTKWDAGSDAYTIDGISIASNIIVSGSTSADAYKLYQNVPNPFNGTTTVKFYVPESTEVTIGVYNMLGEQVAEVTNDIFNVGKHEVTFDANDLGQGTYFVRMNTDSFTATKNMNIVK